In Sporosarcina psychrophila, a genomic segment contains:
- a CDS encoding succinate dehydrogenase cytochrome b558 subunit — MSRESDFYLRRLHSLLGIIPVGLFVAQHLVINHFATRGPEAFNTASNFMGNLPFVLFLEWFIIYIPLMFHAFYGVYIAFTAKNNVKRYGTFRNWMFMLQRITGVFLVVFIAWHIFQTRVQKALGDEVDYDMMADILSSPFMLAFYIAGVLAATFHLANGVWSFLVSWGITQSPRSQTIVTYISMAIFLVLSVIGIQALLAFV; from the coding sequence TTGTCGAGAGAATCAGATTTTTATTTGCGTCGTCTTCATTCACTGCTCGGAATCATTCCAGTGGGGCTTTTTGTTGCCCAACACTTAGTGATTAACCATTTTGCCACACGCGGCCCAGAGGCATTCAACACTGCATCCAATTTCATGGGTAACTTACCGTTCGTATTGTTTCTTGAATGGTTCATCATCTACATCCCACTTATGTTCCATGCGTTCTATGGTGTGTACATAGCTTTCACAGCGAAAAATAACGTAAAGCGTTACGGGACTTTCCGGAACTGGATGTTTATGCTACAACGTATTACGGGAGTATTCCTAGTCGTGTTCATCGCATGGCACATCTTCCAAACAAGAGTTCAAAAAGCATTGGGAGATGAAGTTGATTACGATATGATGGCTGACATCTTATCGAGTCCATTCATGCTTGCGTTCTACATTGCAGGTGTCCTTGCAGCTACATTCCACTTGGCGAACGGCGTTTGGTCATTCCTAGTAAGCTGGGGAATTACACAATCTCCACGTTCACAAACCATCGTTACGTATATCTCGATGGCAATATTCCTAGTGCTTTCTGTAATCGGTATACAAGCACTACTTGCATTTGTTTAA
- a CDS encoding YslB family protein: MENTTYDSPTRFGYEVLRDHVLPSILGKHEDEILYWAGKEVARKFPIFGVDELPEFFQEAGWGPLHLEKTLKDEAFYSLKNDFATNAQNRSCQLEAGFIAQQYQKFSGLLTECYGEFNAKDGLIHFQVKWDLKTKVEA, encoded by the coding sequence TTGGAAAATACTACATATGATTCACCAACCCGTTTTGGCTATGAAGTTTTACGAGATCACGTGTTGCCAAGTATCCTCGGGAAACATGAAGATGAAATCCTCTATTGGGCCGGAAAAGAAGTAGCTCGAAAATTCCCGATTTTTGGTGTTGATGAACTTCCTGAGTTCTTTCAAGAAGCCGGATGGGGGCCCCTTCATCTCGAAAAGACGTTGAAAGACGAGGCTTTTTATTCTTTAAAAAATGATTTCGCTACAAATGCCCAAAACAGATCTTGCCAACTTGAAGCCGGTTTCATTGCACAACAGTACCAGAAATTTAGTGGATTGCTCACTGAGTGCTACGGAGAATTTAACGCAAAGGATGGTCTCATCCATTTCCAAGTCAAATGGGACTTAAAAACGAAAGTTGAGGCATGA